One segment of Methylotenera versatilis 79 DNA contains the following:
- a CDS encoding HNH endonuclease gives MDARILALSNAKDCEDFRKIALANGYEELAYEARLRKIQLKTEAYPVSSIVEKECIEAIHAYEEVLLDRNPKSNGARRTWPDIKRLGIIPTVEKAVTKKADPLGYTALVEMRLEKLSFESIILRFPESFSEAAVRQSKLRISSLIEDTKSWTDEELKASVIAYQSMLHDELVGEKYNKKTMYAQLSNNFNRTPKAFEYRMQNISYVLSLMGRSWIKGLKPAKNVGAKIAAKLEAIICDLENIPNANKVSFEYSVQEELRKVDKSPPLGNESPNATFRNVVQISRDHKVKAWVLKRAAGKCECCKCEAPFLTSSGEPFLEVHHLHHLANKGRDTVDNALGLCPNCHRELHYGINSHKLVDELRQLLISFKAS, from the coding sequence ATGGATGCTCGTATATTGGCGTTAAGTAATGCTAAGGATTGTGAGGATTTTAGAAAAATAGCACTAGCAAATGGCTATGAAGAATTGGCCTATGAAGCAAGGCTAAGAAAAATTCAACTCAAAACAGAAGCATACCCAGTTTCCTCAATCGTTGAAAAAGAATGCATAGAAGCAATACATGCTTATGAAGAAGTGCTCCTCGATAGAAACCCAAAATCAAATGGAGCGAGAAGAACTTGGCCAGATATAAAAAGATTAGGAATCATTCCAACTGTAGAAAAAGCTGTAACTAAAAAAGCTGACCCTTTGGGGTACACAGCTCTTGTAGAAATGCGATTAGAGAAATTATCTTTCGAGTCAATTATTTTACGGTTTCCAGAAAGCTTTTCTGAAGCAGCCGTAAGACAATCTAAACTCAGAATTTCTAGTTTAATAGAAGATACGAAATCTTGGACTGATGAAGAACTTAAGGCATCAGTTATTGCTTATCAAAGTATGCTGCATGATGAGTTAGTCGGTGAAAAGTATAATAAAAAAACAATGTATGCCCAGTTAAGTAATAATTTCAATAGAACCCCTAAAGCATTTGAGTACAGGATGCAAAATATCTCCTATGTATTAAGCTTAATGGGACGTAGCTGGATAAAAGGACTCAAGCCAGCGAAAAATGTCGGGGCAAAGATAGCTGCAAAGTTAGAGGCAATTATTTGTGACCTTGAGAATATCCCAAATGCAAATAAAGTTTCGTTTGAATATTCTGTCCAGGAAGAGTTACGGAAGGTGGATAAATCCCCTCCTTTGGGTAACGAGTCTCCCAATGCGACCTTTAGAAACGTTGTTCAAATAAGTCGAGACCACAAAGTCAAAGCTTGGGTACTTAAAAGAGCAGCTGGAAAATGTGAGTGCTGTAAATGTGAAGCACCTTTTTTAACCTCTTCAGGTGAGCCTTTTTTGGAAGTGCATCATCTACATCATTTGGCTAATAAAGGTCGTGACACAGTAGATAATGCTTTAGGTCTTTGTCCAAACTGTCATAGAGAGTTGCATTATGGTATCAACTCACACAAACTGGTTGATGAACTACGGCAACTGTTGATTAGTTTCAAGGCAAGCTAG
- a CDS encoding thermonuclease family protein, whose product MNKYIVPLLVYLSISSANAELLQARVVGVADGDTITVLDANNTQYKVRLAGIDAPEKKQPFGQVSKRSLSDLVFNKAVTVDWSKHDRYERLVGKVWVNDLDANLEQIKRGLAWHYSKYKKEQVFEDRLTYLHAQEDAKTSKAGLWIESNPVPPWDWRKLIK is encoded by the coding sequence ATGAATAAATACATAGTTCCGCTGCTAGTTTACCTCTCAATTTCTTCAGCAAATGCAGAGTTACTTCAAGCTAGAGTTGTGGGTGTAGCAGATGGGGATACCATTACTGTACTGGACGCTAATAACACTCAATACAAAGTTAGATTGGCAGGTATTGATGCGCCTGAGAAAAAGCAGCCTTTTGGACAGGTATCGAAGAGGTCACTTTCAGATTTAGTCTTCAATAAGGCTGTGACTGTAGATTGGTCTAAGCATGACCGGTATGAGCGTCTAGTCGGTAAGGTGTGGGTCAACGACCTAGATGCGAACCTAGAACAAATTAAGAGAGGCTTAGCCTGGCACTACAGCAAGTATAAGAAGGAGCAGGTATTCGAGGATAGACTCACTTATCTACATGCTCAGGAAGATGCTAAGACGTCTAAGGCTGGACTTTGGATTGAATCTAACCCTGTACCTCCTTGGGACTGGCGTAAACTAATTAAGTAA
- a CDS encoding DUF1376 domain-containing protein yields the protein MAAKTTKDTMGWFKLNVGMFTNEIVGWSDTHVAIYIKLLTLYWSSGNKLPEINSSLNRRLGIIDSGGEVALASVLNEFFPRDSEDKYFHVELDRQLNETIESARLQSERASKSRGSRIKDEDKPDF from the coding sequence ATGGCTGCTAAGACGACTAAAGATACTATGGGCTGGTTTAAGTTAAACGTTGGTATGTTCACAAATGAGATAGTTGGGTGGAGCGATACCCATGTAGCTATCTATATTAAGCTCCTCACACTTTACTGGTCTTCAGGGAATAAGTTACCTGAAATAAATAGTAGCCTCAATAGAAGGCTTGGCATTATTGATTCAGGTGGAGAAGTTGCACTAGCCTCAGTACTTAATGAGTTCTTTCCTCGTGATAGTGAAGATAAATACTTTCATGTTGAGTTGGATAGACAGTTAAATGAAACCATTGAGTCTGCTCGCTTACAATCGGAGAGAGCCAGTAAATCCCGTGGAAGCCGTATTAAAGATGAAGATAAACCTGATTTTTAA
- a CDS encoding recombinase family protein gives MTKQSKRVALYARVSTESQTTDNQLIELRKVAERMGWIVVGEFVDHAISGGKGRDQRPAFDKLQKGAIRKDYELIMAWSIDRLGRSLRDLVNFLGDIQTSKVDLYLHQQGINTETPTGRLMFQMIGMFAEFEKCIIKERVISGIARSKITGTKSGKPHGRPANLENPEPHIRKLRAEGLGMLKIAKQLSIGVSTVQRVLATT, from the coding sequence ATGACTAAACAATCAAAGCGAGTAGCTCTATACGCCCGTGTGAGTACCGAGAGTCAGACTACAGATAATCAGCTAATTGAGTTAAGAAAAGTCGCTGAGAGAATGGGCTGGATTGTTGTAGGTGAGTTTGTAGACCACGCAATTAGTGGAGGTAAGGGCAGAGACCAAAGACCAGCATTTGATAAGCTACAAAAGGGTGCTATCCGCAAAGATTATGAACTGATAATGGCATGGTCGATAGATAGGCTTGGGCGTAGCTTAAGAGACTTAGTCAATTTTTTAGGTGATATACAAACAAGCAAAGTGGATTTGTATCTACATCAACAAGGGATTAACACGGAGACTCCAACAGGTAGATTGATGTTTCAAATGATTGGCATGTTTGCTGAGTTTGAAAAGTGCATCATTAAAGAAAGAGTTATTTCAGGTATCGCTAGAAGCAAAATAACAGGTACTAAATCAGGTAAGCCCCATGGGAGACCTGCTAACCTTGAGAATCCTGAGCCTCACATTAGAAAACTTAGGGCAGAAGGCTTAGGCATGTTGAAAATAGCAAAACAGTTAAGTATCGGTGTAAGCACTGTACAGCGTGTGTTAGCCACAACTTAA
- a CDS encoding phage integrase yields the protein MTLPIQTHLITRNGTYYFRRRIPLELLAYYSPKLEIIFSLKTKDLREAERLSRAEDVRLDIEFEGYRNNTTIKSIDSISKEDIKNLTDAWKAHILEEDEEARTDGLSERDFRKINESLEIVDIGGKAALARGDTSTIKFEMLDFCESHGYHILEDSIDYNKLAYAFLRASVEANSQLMLRHQGEIVETPEAPIINPVSKSTSKFDTLEGLRDYWISQATTPLSRTAIAEANTMIKKVREMLGDIKPNEFTKSHVISLKDKMLEAKSSPATINKGRGILAAIFSTAEKNLKIQHNPFKDMTKLSIPEREVDNPYTVAELQSIFNSKVFTQGYRPKRFKGEAAFWMPLIGLYTAARLNEIGQLYINDIGEDEGINYILIRPELTTGRTVKDGKKRRAPIHPDLIKMGFLDYVQAKRECKEIQLFPELKVTRVQGKLADKWGEWWSSYVRKELGITRVPMPFHGLRHAFSDHSRRSKMAYDCQMRIEGHSMGNVGDKYGARLFPLDALNEEMQKLNFKGLDLSHLKR from the coding sequence ATGACTTTGCCTATTCAAACACACCTTATAACTCGGAATGGTACTTACTATTTCCGTAGACGTATTCCGTTAGAACTCCTCGCATATTACTCCCCCAAACTAGAGATAATCTTTAGCCTTAAAACTAAAGACCTTAGGGAAGCTGAACGTCTATCAAGGGCTGAGGATGTTCGTCTTGATATTGAGTTTGAGGGATACAGGAATAACACAACCATTAAATCTATTGATTCAATATCCAAAGAGGACATTAAGAATCTAACAGACGCTTGGAAAGCTCATATCCTTGAAGAAGATGAAGAAGCTAGAACTGATGGACTCTCAGAGAGAGACTTTAGGAAAATAAACGAGTCCCTCGAGATTGTAGATATCGGAGGTAAGGCAGCCCTGGCAAGAGGCGATACATCTACAATCAAGTTTGAAATGTTAGATTTCTGTGAGTCTCATGGATACCACATTCTTGAAGACTCTATTGATTACAATAAGCTTGCTTACGCGTTTCTAAGAGCATCAGTAGAAGCAAACTCACAGTTAATGCTTAGACATCAGGGGGAAATCGTTGAGACTCCTGAAGCCCCTATTATCAATCCTGTAAGTAAATCCACTAGCAAGTTTGATACTCTGGAAGGTCTTAGAGATTACTGGATAAGCCAAGCTACTACTCCTCTATCAAGAACTGCGATTGCTGAAGCCAATACTATGATTAAAAAGGTCAGGGAGATGCTAGGAGACATCAAACCTAACGAGTTCACTAAGAGCCATGTAATTTCTCTCAAAGACAAAATGCTTGAAGCTAAATCATCACCTGCAACCATTAATAAAGGCAGAGGAATACTAGCAGCTATCTTCAGTACCGCTGAGAAGAATCTTAAGATACAACACAACCCATTTAAGGATATGACTAAGCTCTCGATACCTGAAAGAGAAGTTGATAATCCCTACACTGTTGCAGAACTACAAAGTATTTTTAACTCTAAGGTATTCACGCAAGGTTATCGCCCAAAGAGATTTAAGGGCGAAGCTGCTTTTTGGATGCCGTTAATCGGGCTGTACACCGCTGCAAGACTGAATGAAATAGGTCAGCTATATATTAATGACATTGGTGAAGATGAGGGTATTAATTACATTCTTATTCGCCCAGAGTTGACTACAGGGCGCACGGTTAAAGACGGTAAAAAACGAAGAGCGCCTATCCACCCTGACCTAATTAAAATGGGTTTCTTGGATTATGTCCAAGCAAAAAGAGAGTGTAAAGAAATTCAACTCTTCCCTGAACTAAAAGTGACTAGAGTTCAAGGAAAACTCGCAGACAAATGGGGTGAATGGTGGAGTAGCTACGTACGAAAGGAGCTAGGGATTACGCGGGTTCCGATGCCTTTTCATGGACTAAGACATGCATTCTCAGACCATAGTAGACGTTCTAAGATGGCTTATGATTGTCAAATGAGAATCGAGGGTCACTCTATGGGTAACGTGGGGGATAAATATGGAGCTAGACTATTCCCTCTTGATGCACTTAATGAGGAAATGCAAAAGTTAAATTTTAAGGGACTCGACTTAAGTCATCTGAAACGATGA
- the queF gene encoding preQ(1) synthase, which yields MSSTALHENVTILGDLSAQPSKTLETFPNPNPNRDFHIHMEIPEFTCLCPKTGQPDFAVIYLDYIADQLCVELKSLKLYIVSFRNEGCFHEAVTNRILDDLVSATQPKFMRVTAKFYVRGGIFTNVVAEHRKTGWQPLPKVDLLQFESQSNTRG from the coding sequence ATGTCTAGCACCGCGTTACACGAAAACGTCACCATATTGGGCGATTTAAGCGCGCAACCCTCTAAAACGCTCGAAACATTCCCTAATCCGAACCCGAATCGTGATTTTCATATTCATATGGAAATCCCGGAATTCACCTGTCTTTGTCCAAAAACAGGTCAGCCAGACTTCGCGGTTATCTATTTAGACTATATTGCAGACCAGCTTTGCGTAGAGTTAAAAAGCTTAAAACTGTATATCGTTTCTTTCCGTAATGAAGGCTGTTTTCACGAAGCCGTCACTAATCGCATCTTAGATGATTTGGTCTCAGCTACACAGCCAAAATTTATGCGTGTAACCGCTAAATTTTATGTGCGTGGCGGCATTTTTACTAACGTGGTTGCAGAACATCGCAAAACGGGCTGGCAGCCATTACCTAAAGTTGATTTGCTACAATTTGAATCGCAAAGTAATACGCGCGGATAA
- the smc gene encoding chromosome segregation protein SMC produces MRLTHLKLAGFKSFVDPTTIHLHGQRVGVVGPNGCGKSNVMESVRWVLGESSAKEMRADAMDAVIFNGSSNRKPISRASVEMIFDNSLGGASGEWNQYAEISVKRVIEREKGSTYYINNTAVRRRDVADLFLGTGLGGRAYAIIGQNTISRIVEAKPEELRVFLEEAAGISKYKERRRETELRLRDTRENLTRVEDICRELQKQITKLESQAVVTQQYHALQAAYKLADGQLWLLKKRDASAEWEKTKRQVEKLVNQLESQMADLRKSEADLEQSRQAHYAASEGINTAQAAYYEANATVSNLENQVKQNTEARERMTQQLQQLAQSLERNANNSEALQQNLAQLNNELEAATTLEKQSQQSLDALKLTLPEKQLTLNSANQATQKSQQALVNAKQKIQVETSSMHYLEQNIAENTQRIQRVEADFLRLVIPDEAQLKNNELALQNAQQNVVEIELKVQKIIADELTFQAVINQLRDQQSQAQRASNQAEAELQTLQKMQRSLNAAGKLDGWLQSTSLNKNARLWQKIKVDEAWNVALEAVLGAKLNALIADKNAISDRPPSFLVMGYRSTEKIVVNKQAPNNQSVHLTPLMAIIKACDDDLRPILEDWLAGVYLLTDADNQNSAIKNKAIAALNIGETLVNQEGDVFSSHSVVFHGENSQLSGVLERQAQLEQLQNQLPNLHADLQALNTALKLAESNLLQARQQQQQESQQLRSATQTQHQCQLELSKLQQVRQVALEREKSIQADIANSTAKLAELVNTKTLKQDALEAVTKTLNALELVKNSDEAAKKQAEQAYFSVRENIQTVEKKHQEISFNLKLNHNKIIEINNKINVNNEEKIAFELRKTEAEQVLELTPMATLKANLVEAINHKQLCEAALAGARNYLVEQEQALQNLERVRMQNEQQLHPLRDNLEQSRLNEQQARLSFEQCQAGLLENGQNEQELAIGLAENAKTSDLVRKSNQIQQGIAELGAVNLAAIQELATETERKTYLDSQMQDLHQATETLEDAIRKIDRETREKLMHTFNTVNQNFAELFATLFGGGQARLELLGDEILDTGMQVFAQPPGKKNTTIQLLSGGEKALTALALVFALFRLNPAPFCLMDEVDAPLDDSNTERFCHMVKKMSEKTQFLFVSHNKITMEMAQQLIGVTMQESGVSRIVDVDIDAALSFQS; encoded by the coding sequence TTGCGCTTAACTCATTTAAAACTTGCTGGCTTTAAGTCTTTTGTAGACCCAACCACTATCCATCTGCACGGACAGCGCGTAGGAGTTGTTGGCCCGAATGGTTGCGGTAAATCCAATGTGATGGAGTCGGTGCGCTGGGTTTTGGGTGAATCTTCCGCCAAAGAAATGCGTGCGGATGCGATGGATGCAGTGATTTTTAATGGGTCGTCTAATCGAAAACCCATCTCGCGCGCCAGTGTTGAGATGATTTTTGATAATAGCCTTGGTGGAGCCAGCGGCGAATGGAACCAATATGCAGAAATCAGCGTTAAGCGCGTAATTGAGCGTGAAAAAGGCTCAACTTACTATATTAACAATACAGCCGTACGTAGGCGCGATGTGGCTGATCTTTTCTTAGGAACAGGTCTTGGTGGTCGCGCATATGCAATCATCGGCCAAAACACCATCTCTCGCATCGTAGAAGCCAAGCCTGAAGAATTACGTGTGTTTTTAGAAGAGGCGGCTGGTATCAGCAAATATAAAGAGCGCCGCCGCGAAACGGAGTTGCGCCTGCGTGATACACGCGAAAACCTGACGCGAGTAGAAGATATTTGCCGCGAACTGCAAAAGCAAATCACAAAATTAGAGTCACAAGCGGTTGTCACGCAACAATATCATGCGCTACAAGCCGCTTATAAGCTGGCTGATGGCCAGTTGTGGTTATTAAAGAAACGCGATGCCAGTGCCGAATGGGAGAAAACCAAGCGACAGGTTGAGAAGCTGGTGAATCAACTGGAATCGCAAATGGCTGATTTGCGAAAAAGTGAAGCGGATTTAGAGCAAAGTCGTCAGGCGCATTATGCGGCTTCTGAAGGTATTAACACGGCGCAGGCGGCATATTACGAAGCCAATGCAACCGTTTCTAATCTCGAAAATCAAGTCAAACAAAACACAGAAGCGCGTGAGCGCATGACGCAGCAATTACAGCAATTAGCGCAATCATTAGAACGCAATGCGAATAACAGCGAGGCTTTGCAACAAAATTTAGCACAACTAAATAATGAGTTAGAAGCCGCCACTACATTAGAAAAGCAATCTCAACAATCGCTAGATGCATTAAAGCTGACTTTGCCAGAAAAGCAATTGACGCTAAATTCGGCCAATCAAGCGACTCAAAAAAGTCAACAGGCTTTAGTGAATGCCAAGCAAAAAATTCAGGTTGAAACCAGCAGCATGCATTATTTAGAGCAAAATATCGCTGAAAATACGCAGCGTATTCAACGCGTTGAAGCAGATTTTTTACGTTTGGTTATACCGGATGAAGCGCAGTTAAAAAACAACGAACTGGCTTTGCAAAATGCGCAACAGAACGTGGTTGAAATTGAGTTGAAAGTACAAAAAATTATAGCGGATGAATTGACTTTTCAAGCCGTAATCAATCAGCTACGCGATCAGCAAAGCCAAGCGCAACGCGCTAGTAATCAAGCAGAAGCAGAATTACAAACGCTGCAAAAAATGCAACGGTCTTTGAATGCGGCGGGCAAGTTGGATGGCTGGTTGCAAAGTACGAGCTTAAATAAAAATGCACGATTATGGCAAAAAATTAAAGTAGATGAAGCTTGGAATGTGGCTTTAGAAGCGGTATTGGGCGCGAAGCTGAATGCTTTGATTGCAGATAAAAACGCGATTAGTGACAGGCCGCCTAGCTTTTTGGTGATGGGTTACAGATCAACAGAAAAAATTGTCGTTAATAAACAAGCGCCAAACAATCAAAGTGTGCACTTAACGCCGTTGATGGCGATTATAAAAGCTTGTGATGACGATTTGCGGCCAATTTTAGAAGATTGGTTGGCAGGAGTTTATTTGTTGACTGACGCAGATAATCAAAACAGCGCTATTAAAAATAAAGCCATTGCCGCTTTAAATATTGGCGAAACATTGGTTAACCAAGAAGGCGATGTATTTAGTAGCCACAGCGTGGTTTTTCATGGTGAAAACTCACAATTAAGTGGCGTGTTAGAGCGACAGGCCCAGCTTGAACAGTTGCAAAATCAACTGCCTAATTTGCACGCAGATTTGCAAGCATTAAATACTGCGTTAAAGCTTGCAGAGAGTAATTTGCTTCAAGCGCGTCAACAACAGCAACAAGAAAGCCAACAGCTGCGTTCTGCCACACAAACGCAACATCAATGCCAGCTGGAATTATCCAAGCTGCAACAGGTGCGCCAAGTTGCGCTAGAGCGCGAGAAAAGTATTCAAGCGGATATTGCTAACTCAACAGCCAAACTTGCAGAGCTTGTAAATACTAAAACGCTTAAACAAGACGCGTTAGAAGCCGTCACAAAAACACTTAACGCTTTGGAATTGGTAAAAAATAGTGACGAAGCAGCAAAAAAGCAAGCTGAACAAGCTTACTTTTCTGTACGTGAAAATATACAAACAGTTGAAAAAAAACATCAAGAGATTAGCTTCAATCTGAAATTAAATCACAACAAAATCATTGAGATAAATAATAAAATTAATGTGAATAATGAAGAGAAAATTGCTTTTGAATTACGCAAAACTGAGGCGGAGCAGGTGTTGGAGTTAACACCGATGGCGACTTTAAAAGCAAATCTTGTTGAAGCGATTAATCATAAACAATTATGTGAAGCGGCGCTTGCTGGCGCGCGAAACTACTTGGTAGAGCAAGAGCAAGCGCTGCAAAATCTTGAGCGTGTGCGTATGCAAAATGAGCAGCAATTGCATCCACTACGTGATAATTTAGAACAAAGCCGTTTGAACGAACAGCAAGCACGTTTAAGTTTTGAGCAATGTCAGGCAGGTTTATTGGAAAATGGTCAAAATGAGCAAGAGTTGGCTATTGGCTTGGCTGAGAATGCTAAAACCAGCGATTTGGTGCGTAAATCGAATCAGATTCAACAAGGGATTGCGGAGTTGGGTGCCGTTAACTTAGCCGCTATTCAAGAATTAGCCACTGAAACGGAGCGTAAGACCTATTTAGATAGCCAGATGCAAGATTTACATCAGGCGACTGAAACTTTAGAAGATGCGATTCGCAAAATTGACCGTGAAACACGCGAAAAATTGATGCACACATTTAATACGGTGAATCAGAATTTTGCTGAGTTATTTGCAACATTATTTGGTGGTGGTCAAGCGAGATTGGAACTGTTGGGTGATGAGATTCTAGATACGGGCATGCAAGTTTTTGCGCAGCCACCAGGTAAAAAGAATACGACTATTCAATTACTTTCTGGTGGTGAAAAAGCGTTAACTGCCCTAGCTTTGGTGTTTGCCTTATTCCGGCTAAATCCTGCGCCATTTTGCTTGATGGACGAAGTGGATGCGCCGCTGGATGACAGCAATACCGAGCGATTCTGCCATATGGTTAAAAAGATGAGTGAAAAGACACAGTTTTTGTTTGTCAGCCACAATAAAATCACCATGGAAATGGCGCAGCAACTCATTGGTGTTACCATGCAGGAATCAGGCGTTTCGCGCATTGTTGATGTGGATATTGATGCGGCGCTCAGTTTTCAAAGTTGA
- a CDS encoding cell division protein ZipA C-terminal FtsZ-binding domain-containing protein, translating into MSDLQIILIILGAFIIAGVVVYNWLQEKKLHKQVSNEFIVPQKDVLAEDFYIDTDAFVEKELADVPHKIKHHAFEDSVNIESKNNVSEKLPTRTEEVVYKNNVLEDTVLEEKPYLKSTFNETRLNEDVAESTRFSDSDESEVEAATNTFSESESSSRLTDSAINQPAKTIHESEETATKVLVEPNEINTAVKSSEIDNTPPQLPNSVHPQIDLTAVLYANKNIGYQALVDMVESIDDISLPIMIYGLDDSDKWHLVDTNNALQIDVNALTFKQVTCSLQLADRGGPAAKNVLNKFQYAVENMGLELNAHVEWQGSGDVLQRAIEIDQFCIEVDQLINIHVAQNEVPIHGTKFRGLAEANGMVLSDDGKFYYQDFSAKYPLFSAIEANHQAFTADSLRNSVLKAITFQLEIPKVPNCEQAFNQMVLIAQKLSMSLTADLVDDNQKPLGDLQVEKIRQQLKIIHATMVARGVMPGSPASMRLFN; encoded by the coding sequence ATGTCAGATTTACAAATAATATTGATTATTCTAGGTGCGTTTATCATTGCAGGTGTCGTTGTGTACAACTGGCTGCAAGAGAAAAAATTGCATAAGCAAGTTTCAAACGAATTTATTGTGCCGCAAAAAGATGTGCTAGCCGAAGATTTTTACATTGATACCGATGCGTTTGTGGAAAAAGAATTGGCAGATGTACCGCATAAAATCAAACACCATGCATTTGAAGACTCAGTAAATATAGAGTCGAAAAATAATGTCTCGGAAAAACTTCCAACACGAACAGAAGAAGTTGTTTATAAAAATAATGTGTTAGAAGACACTGTTTTAGAAGAAAAACCTTATCTAAAATCGACTTTTAATGAAACTCGCTTGAATGAAGATGTGGCTGAATCAACTAGATTTAGTGACAGTGATGAATCAGAAGTGGAAGCTGCAACTAACACCTTTTCTGAAAGTGAATCAAGCTCTAGATTGACAGATTCTGCAATCAATCAACCAGCTAAAACTATCCACGAATCTGAAGAAACTGCCACAAAAGTATTAGTAGAACCCAACGAAATCAACACTGCAGTTAAAAGCAGTGAAATCGACAATACACCGCCGCAATTGCCAAATAGCGTACATCCGCAAATCGATCTAACCGCTGTTTTATACGCCAATAAAAATATTGGTTACCAAGCGTTGGTTGATATGGTCGAAAGTATTGATGATATTAGTTTGCCGATAATGATCTATGGCCTTGATGACAGCGATAAATGGCATTTAGTCGATACCAATAACGCGCTTCAGATTGATGTAAATGCATTAACATTTAAACAAGTGACTTGTAGTTTGCAGTTGGCAGACAGGGGCGGTCCGGCAGCAAAAAATGTACTGAATAAATTTCAATATGCAGTTGAAAATATGGGTTTGGAATTGAATGCACATGTTGAGTGGCAGGGCAGCGGTGATGTATTACAACGCGCCATCGAAATCGATCAGTTTTGTATTGAAGTCGATCAATTGATCAACATACATGTGGCACAAAATGAGGTGCCTATTCACGGCACAAAATTTAGAGGTTTAGCAGAAGCTAATGGCATGGTGTTAAGCGATGATGGTAAATTTTATTATCAGGATTTCAGCGCGAAATACCCGTTATTCAGCGCGATAGAAGCCAATCATCAAGCCTTTACTGCGGACAGTTTGCGTAATAGCGTGTTAAAAGCCATTACTTTTCAGTTGGAAATTCCTAAAGTGCCCAACTGTGAACAAGCATTCAACCAAATGGTTTTGATCGCGCAAAAGTTGAGCATGAGTTTGACGGCTGATTTGGTAGACGACAATCAAAAGCCATTGGGTGATTTGCAGGTGGAAAAAATTCGCCAGCAACTTAAAATCATTCATGCAACGATGGTGGCGCGTGGCGTAATGCCCGGAAGCCCTGCCAGCATGCGCCTTTTTAACTAG